The Impatiens glandulifera chromosome 8, dImpGla2.1, whole genome shotgun sequence genome includes a window with the following:
- the LOC124913440 gene encoding LON peptidase N-terminal domain and RING finger protein 2-like yields MGIGCCGTTWGTRRRRTRTTIIEEGPPPIQIEPVDVRRSHPPPFPEILCNGQNPTRTVMNLAAALAAERQIRAGEESDGEDGVEEPMTPPSRRVSLMRLIEESDGVDMVAEGCDSVCCVCMGRKKGAAFIPCGHTFCRVCSRELWVNRGSCPLCNRLIMEILDIF; encoded by the coding sequence ATGGGTATAGGATGTTGTGGGACTACCTGGGGTACCCGAAGACGTCGGACTCGGACCACCATCATCGAAGAAGGTCCTCCACCGATTCAGATCGAACCGGTTGACGTTCGCCGGAGTCATCCTCCTCCTTTCCCGGAGATTCTCTGTAACGGTCAAAATCCGACAAGGACAGTGATGAACTTGGCGGCGGCGTTGGCGGCGGAGCGGCAGATTCGAGCTGGTGAAGAATCGGACGGTGAGGATGGTGTCGAGGAACCTATGACGCCGCCGTCGAGGAGGGTGTCGTTGATGAGACTGATAGAGGAATCGGACGGTGTGGATATGGTGGCGGAGGGTTGTGATTCGGTGTGCTGCGTGTGCATGGGAAGAAAAAAAGGTGCGGCTTTTATACCGTGTGGACATACTTTTTGTAGGGTGTGTTCGAGAGAGTTGTGGGTGAACCGTGGATCTTGTCCGCTTTGTAACCGTTTGATTATGGAGATTCTCGATATATTCTGA